A region from the Myxococcales bacterium genome encodes:
- a CDS encoding bifunctional homocysteine S-methyltransferase/methylenetetrahydrofolate reductase — protein sequence MASRFTPGRPFLDALKTDFLVGDGAMGTQIYERGVLYSACFEELNVSRPELVRKIHEDYLAAGAVLIETNSFGANAMRLEKHGFDKRIRELNLAACRLAKEAAASRAWVAGAMGPSGYFLGEASADDLAKVKRALLEQAQVLVEGGVDVLMVETVRQTAELRVAIEAAVEASGGKLPVIAAASLDEHGRMADGTDAADIARMMVDWGASAVGVNCSDGPMHVLAAVERMLSAGVPVCALPNAGLPHRVDDRLVYVSTPEYFGVYARRMYKLGVHLVGGCCGTTPEHVRRIAASARMVGASDDHDEARERADSATAISVGSMLAVAATGHDPVPFAKRSTLAEKLGHTFVVSVEVNPPIGIDPKRAIDAAKMLKKTVDVINIADGARAQSRMSNLALAVRMQREAEVETILHVCGRDRNLLGTLAHLLGAHDLGVRNLVIITGDPPKMGDFPDATPVYDLDSIGILKLAARLNHGIDPGGKPLGATTSFVLATGAEPAALNYQRELERLAQKKAAGAELVMTQPVYDPAVLLRFLDDIAHLKLPVLVGLLPLASYRNAEFLHNEVPGMQVPESVRERMRRAGTGAAARKEGVAIAREMLSAVHDRVVGAYVMPPLERYELARGR from the coding sequence ACGAGGACTACCTTGCGGCCGGTGCCGTGCTGATCGAAACCAACTCCTTCGGCGCCAACGCCATGCGCCTCGAGAAGCACGGCTTCGACAAGCGCATCCGCGAGCTCAACCTCGCCGCCTGCAGGCTCGCCAAAGAGGCCGCCGCTTCGCGCGCGTGGGTTGCCGGTGCCATGGGCCCCAGCGGATATTTTCTCGGCGAAGCGAGCGCCGACGACCTCGCAAAGGTCAAGCGCGCCCTGTTGGAGCAGGCCCAGGTGCTCGTCGAAGGCGGCGTCGACGTCCTCATGGTCGAGACGGTGCGTCAGACGGCGGAGCTGCGCGTCGCCATCGAAGCCGCCGTCGAAGCGTCGGGGGGGAAGCTGCCGGTCATCGCCGCAGCGTCGCTCGACGAGCACGGCCGCATGGCCGACGGCACCGACGCCGCCGACATCGCGCGCATGATGGTCGATTGGGGAGCGTCAGCCGTTGGCGTCAACTGCTCCGATGGTCCGATGCACGTTCTCGCGGCGGTCGAGCGGATGCTCTCCGCCGGCGTTCCCGTTTGTGCGCTTCCCAACGCCGGCTTGCCTCACCGCGTCGACGACCGCCTCGTCTACGTTTCCACGCCCGAGTATTTCGGCGTCTACGCGCGCCGCATGTACAAACTTGGCGTTCACCTCGTGGGTGGATGTTGCGGCACCACGCCGGAGCACGTGCGCCGCATCGCCGCTTCGGCGCGCATGGTGGGCGCCTCCGACGATCACGACGAGGCCCGCGAGCGGGCTGACAGCGCCACGGCCATTAGCGTCGGGAGCATGCTCGCGGTCGCGGCAACAGGCCACGATCCGGTGCCATTTGCAAAACGAAGCACGCTCGCCGAGAAGCTCGGCCACACGTTCGTCGTCTCGGTAGAAGTGAACCCTCCCATTGGCATCGACCCCAAGCGCGCCATCGACGCCGCGAAGATGCTCAAGAAGACCGTCGACGTCATCAACATCGCGGACGGTGCACGGGCGCAGTCGCGCATGAGCAACCTCGCTCTCGCCGTGCGCATGCAGCGCGAAGCCGAGGTCGAAACGATCTTGCACGTCTGCGGTCGCGACCGGAACCTTCTCGGGACCCTCGCGCACCTCTTGGGTGCCCACGATCTCGGCGTTCGCAACCTCGTCATCATCACCGGCGATCCGCCCAAGATGGGCGACTTCCCCGACGCAACGCCCGTCTACGACCTCGACTCCATCGGCATCCTGAAGCTCGCGGCGCGGCTCAACCACGGCATCGACCCAGGCGGAAAGCCGCTAGGTGCCACCACCAGCTTCGTCCTCGCCACCGGCGCCGAACCGGCAGCGCTCAACTATCAACGCGAGCTCGAGCGCCTTGCCCAGAAGAAGGCCGCCGGCGCCGAGCTCGTGATGACGCAGCCCGTCTACGATCCGGCGGTGCTCCTCCGCTTCCTCGACGACATCGCCCATTTGAAGCTGCCGGTCCTCGTGGGCCTCTTGCCCTTGGCGAGCTACCGCAACGCGGAGTTCTTGCACAACGAGGTCCCCGGCATGCAGGTGCCCGAGTCGGTGCGCGAACGAATGCGCCGAGCCGGCACCGGCGCCGCCGCACGCAAAGAGGGCGTCGCCATCGCGCGCGAGATGCTCTCCGCCGTTCACGATCGAGTGGTCGGCGCGTACGTCATGCCGCCGCTCGAACGCTACGAGCTTGCTCGAGGTCGTTGA
- a CDS encoding serine/threonine protein kinase: MSTSLVPVAPDQDARIGSRLAGRYEIRRVVADGGMGRVYEGVDKQSDTRIALKVLHDDVSRDDVSLERFKREYQISSRLPHDHIVKVLDFQQDLTSKVWLLAMEFLDGEELRVVLKRDKFLKPEKLVRMMSQVAIGLDAAHGQPVVHRDLKPDNLFLCGTREGDVVKILDFGSVKDKNTDAKKLTVLGTTIGSPYYMAPEQAQGLDTLDARADVFALAAIAYECITGSVPFGGHNGPSILLAILTQDPLPATVKGKDAPSPIPPAMDDVLDLGLAKNPAHRTPSVGAFADALGHAYGLAGDHKVWAVTSEQALGAQVQDALPRAMAPKVGALEAAADPFAAPPPAALVAGGRSRRHGDGSGLRCVP, translated from the coding sequence ATGTCGACGAGCCTCGTGCCCGTCGCGCCCGACCAGGACGCCCGCATCGGCTCGCGGCTCGCGGGGCGCTACGAGATTCGGCGCGTCGTGGCCGATGGCGGCATGGGGCGCGTCTACGAAGGCGTCGACAAGCAATCCGACACGCGCATCGCACTCAAGGTCCTCCACGACGACGTCTCGCGCGATGACGTCTCGCTGGAGCGCTTCAAGCGCGAGTACCAAATCAGCTCGCGGTTGCCCCATGACCACATCGTCAAGGTCCTCGACTTCCAGCAGGACCTCACCTCCAAGGTGTGGCTCTTGGCCATGGAGTTCCTCGATGGCGAGGAGCTCCGCGTGGTCCTCAAGCGCGACAAGTTTCTCAAGCCCGAGAAGCTCGTTCGTATGATGTCGCAGGTCGCCATTGGCCTCGACGCCGCGCACGGGCAGCCAGTTGTTCACCGCGATCTCAAGCCCGACAACCTGTTTCTCTGTGGAACCCGTGAGGGCGACGTCGTAAAAATTCTCGACTTCGGTTCGGTGAAAGACAAGAACACGGACGCGAAGAAGCTCACGGTGCTCGGCACCACGATCGGCTCGCCGTACTACATGGCGCCCGAGCAGGCTCAGGGACTCGACACCCTCGACGCGCGCGCGGACGTTTTCGCCCTCGCCGCCATCGCCTACGAGTGCATCACCGGCAGCGTCCCCTTCGGCGGCCACAACGGCCCTTCGATCCTCCTCGCGATCCTCACGCAAGATCCGCTACCGGCCACGGTGAAGGGGAAGGATGCGCCGTCGCCGATTCCGCCAGCCATGGACGACGTCCTGGACCTGGGCCTCGCAAAGAATCCGGCGCACCGGACGCCGAGCGTGGGCGCCTTCGCCGACGCGCTCGGTCACGCATACGGCCTCGCGGGTGATCACAAGGTGTGGGCCGTGACGTCGGAGCAGGCGCTCGGCGCCCAGGTTCAAGACGCGCTGCCCCGTGCCATGGCTCCCAAGGTGGGCGCGCTCGAGGCGGCGGCGGATCC